The Pseudoalteromonas marina genome contains a region encoding:
- a CDS encoding SURF1 family protein produces MQVVLRHKQKLSSIITICMVVVVVLVCVRLGFWQLERGEKKQQQLTAIAQIQTHGVMSWSQLLNLPKQWNKTGVLVELKGTLLSEHYWLLDNQVYNGQVGYDLLVLLKPNNDMRAVLVNLGWVRAPLSRDILPAVVMPQGEFTVKAQIKENNLSSFTLEDKTSSGDLPKRIQSIDLSFIQSHTNFPLVNFMAYRQGEGDEIAIPHYAAVVMSPQKHNAYAVQWFLIAFACVVVAIFASKKRNKNEK; encoded by the coding sequence ATGCAAGTAGTTTTAAGGCACAAACAAAAGCTTAGTTCAATAATCACAATTTGTATGGTTGTGGTTGTCGTACTGGTATGTGTGCGCCTAGGTTTTTGGCAATTAGAACGAGGTGAAAAAAAACAGCAACAGCTCACTGCTATTGCTCAAATACAAACTCATGGTGTTATGAGTTGGTCGCAGTTGCTAAATTTACCAAAGCAGTGGAATAAAACCGGTGTACTAGTCGAGCTTAAAGGGACACTTTTAAGCGAACATTACTGGTTGTTAGATAATCAAGTATATAACGGACAAGTGGGTTACGACCTACTCGTCCTGTTAAAACCAAATAATGATATGCGTGCAGTATTGGTTAATTTAGGTTGGGTGAGAGCTCCGCTATCACGGGATATTTTACCTGCGGTAGTTATGCCCCAAGGTGAGTTTACGGTCAAAGCACAAATTAAAGAGAATAACCTCAGTAGTTTTACCCTAGAAGATAAGACCTCGAGTGGTGATTTGCCCAAACGCATTCAATCAATCGACTTAAGCTTTATACAATCACACACTAATTTCCCATTGGTTAACTTTATGGCTTACCGCCAAGGTGAGGGTGATGAAATTGCGATACCGCATTACGCAGCGGTTGTAATGAGCCCACAAAAACATAACGCCTATGCGGTGCAGTGGTTTTTAATCGCCTTTGCATGTGTTGTTGTAGCCATTTTTGCGAGTAAAAAAAGGAATAAAAATGAAAAATAA
- a CDS encoding COX15/CtaA family protein codes for MYKNYKNWVLLTGLFALVVVALGAYTRLSDAGLGCPDWPGCYGFLTVPKHEADIALATQSYPDMVFEKAKAWKEMIHRYFAGTLGLMILALFIVAFLKRQFPTTPLKLTSLLLLLVVFQAALGMWTVTMNLQPLIVMGHLLGGFSILSLITLLYLRLTAKPIMGGDAGAKRYYGISLIALFVLILQIALGGWLAANYAAPHCNGLPLCDYAQPFSLRSVFQLPLEHSNYEFGVLSQQARMSIHLLHRIWALVTCIVLALIMWKIYSHAYSQKIKSCVIAVLVTLFCQISLGLILVHWHFPLGVALAHNLMAAILLLSMVRLCYYLKSRT; via the coding sequence ATGTACAAAAATTATAAGAATTGGGTTTTATTGACCGGACTTTTTGCTTTAGTTGTTGTTGCACTAGGTGCATACACTCGTTTGAGTGATGCAGGGCTAGGTTGCCCAGATTGGCCCGGATGTTATGGCTTTTTAACGGTTCCTAAACATGAAGCTGATATTGCTTTAGCAACACAAAGCTACCCTGATATGGTGTTTGAAAAAGCAAAAGCCTGGAAAGAAATGATTCATAGGTATTTTGCGGGCACCTTAGGATTGATGATTTTAGCGCTGTTTATTGTTGCTTTTTTAAAGCGTCAATTTCCAACTACACCATTAAAGCTCACATCTTTATTACTATTACTTGTTGTGTTTCAAGCTGCCTTAGGTATGTGGACTGTCACTATGAATCTGCAACCACTTATTGTGATGGGGCATTTATTGGGTGGTTTTAGTATTTTATCGCTAATTACATTGCTGTATTTAAGGTTAACAGCAAAACCCATTATGGGCGGAGATGCGGGGGCTAAGCGGTATTATGGAATAAGTTTGATTGCTCTTTTTGTGCTGATTTTACAAATAGCGCTTGGCGGCTGGCTTGCGGCTAATTACGCAGCACCACACTGTAATGGTTTACCTTTGTGTGATTACGCTCAGCCTTTTTCACTGAGGAGTGTTTTTCAGTTACCGCTTGAGCACAGCAACTACGAGTTTGGTGTGCTTTCACAACAAGCAAGAATGTCTATTCACTTATTACACCGTATTTGGGCATTAGTAACCTGCATAGTTTTGGCGCTTATTATGTGGAAAATTTACAGTCACGCTTACTCTCAAAAAATTAAAAGCTGTGTAATAGCAGTATTGGTTACTTTATTTTGCCAAATTAGCTTAGGACTCATTTTGGTACATTGGCACTTTCCGTTGGGTGTTGCACTGGCGCATAACCTAATGGCTGCCATA